The following DNA comes from Fusarium verticillioides 7600 chromosome 9, whole genome shotgun sequence.
GTAGATCTAGATTTCGCTTGTAGAGCTTGGATGAACTGGTTGACTTCATATATGGTAGTGTCGAGCAGAGTCAAGTGCCTTTTTGCCGAATCGAGTAGTTTCTGTTCCATTTTGCTGACTTGCAACTTATACGGTGACTTTTCAGAGTTAGGTCTAGGGAGAGGCAAGAGAACCTGCGTGACAAAAAGGCTTAGGTAAGCTTATGCTAGACTTGAGCAAATTTGATAGCCACTTGGTAGGTCTTTGGAATGCTTGTTTTTGGCACCCATCTTAGATGTCGAATTTCTTGCTCATTAAGGAATGTCTCTCATAAAAGGCTGGCTTACATACCCGCAGACTTTGAATAAGCTGTAGTCGACTGTTGGCATGTGCCTTAAACGGAAATGAAAATTCTAATTGAATTACTTTTGTGAGAGAAGCTCTATGATTGTTCATGAAATAAGCACTCTCGATATCTTCTGATAGATCTAGCTTAGGCAACACAGCAAAAATAGTTCTACATTTGTCTTTATGAATCTTTTTCTGCAGGTCAAGGACACTGAGGTGATTAGGCATTCACTCAGCCACACGTGGCTATTGAAATAACTTAGAAAGTTGTACTGGTACCTGTTTGAGAAGACACTACATCTATTCTTGGCCGTTAATTGGCGGGCAGCTTACGAGGCCTTCCCTGGGCTAGGGGTCCCGTAGTTAGAGCTCATTTTCGGGAAGCGGAGCCTCTGGAAACGCTGTCCACTTTGACTTCGTACCCCTGGTACTGTCCTTGTTACAGTGTAAAAGCTTTGAGAAGGGTCAGAAGctgacaacaacaccaagacacGGGCtatttttctcttctcccatCATTTTTGTTGGCCTTTGTCCAATCCGAATACCTCACGACCGTAATTGACCTTTGCCATACAGCTCAATCTTTGGGCTGCGCCGAGACTTTAGAGGTTACGTTGGAGGCACATGAACTTTAgctccctctctctcccgCAGCGCCCACGTCTCCTTTCTTTGATTGCCCTGGGAGCGACATCAACTTTACAACCTCTCCTTCGACTTCGATCCTCTCGACTCTCTGCACCCTAAGCGAATGGCCACTGGCTCCTTTTGCGCTCCCCCATGAGCTCCCTCAAATTTGTAGTGTCCTCACTTGAGGCCATTGCCTCGTCCAAGGATGCTCAGCGCAACAAGCAACTGGCCGACTCTACTACCAAAGCACTTGACGCCATCAAAGAACAGGACCAGCTTCCTGATCCCGAGATCGTGTTTGCTCCTCTGCAGCTAGCTTCACGATCCACAAACGTCCAGCTTACTACGACCGCACTCGATTGCATCGGCAAGCTCATCTCATACTCGTACTTTTCCGTGCCAAGTAACCCCCCCGAGGGAACCGAAGAGGGTGCCGAACCTGTCCCTCCCCTGATCGAGCGAGCGATTGATACGATATGTAATTGCTTCCAAGGCGAAACGACTGCTGTTGAGATCCAGCTTCAGATTGTCAAATCCTTGCTTGCCGCCGTTCTCAATGATAAAATCGTCGTTCATGGCGCTGGCCTCCTCAAGGCCGTCCGCCAAGTGTACAATGTCTTTTTGTTGTCGCGGAGCACTGCCAACCAGCAGGTTGCTCAGGGAACCTTGACACAGATGGTCGGTACCGTTTTTGAACGAGTCAAGACGAGATTACATATGAAGGAGGCTCGCCTGAACCTGGAGCATCTCAAGCATGGAGCCAGCAATGCCACGTTCGACCAGGCTGACACCCCCAACGGTGCCAATGACCATAACGACCGCGACGAATCCCCAGCTGAGCACTCCGAAGCTATGAATGCATCGGCCGAACCTCCCGAGAGTGGCGCCAAGCTTACATTGAAAGATCTTGAGCATCGCAAGAGCTTTGACGACTCGAACCTGGGCGACGGTCCTACCATGGTAACGAGACTTCAACCCGAGCGCAAGGAAACAGGTACCCCGGTCTCTGACCAGGTTGGCCAGGAGACTTCAAATACGGAAGATGGTGAGGTATTGGAcgctgaggatgaggtctACATCCGTGATGCTTACCTCGTCTTTCGCTCCTTTTGCAACCTGTCAACCAAGGTTCTGCCACCCGACCAGCTTTACGACGTCCGTGGCCAGCCAATGCGCTCCAAACTCATTTCTCTTCACCTTATCCACACCCTTCTGAACAACAACATTGCAGTTTTCACGTCTCCATTTTGTACTATCAAGAATTCAAAAAGCGGCGAACCAACGAGTTTTCTTCAGGCTATCAAGTTCTATCTTTGTCTAAGTATAACTCGCAACGGTGCCAGCTCCGTGGACCGCATATTCAATGTTAGCAGCGAGATCTTCTGGCTGATGATCAAATATATGCGCGCCGACTTCAAGGTAAGACTGGCACATGCGCATAAAAGATGAGATAACTTACACAGATGACAGAAAGAAATCGAGGTATTTTTGAATGAAATCTACCTGGCACTGCTTGCGCGAAGGACCGCGCCCCTTTCCCAAAAGTTGCAGTTTGTTACAATTCTGAACAGATTATGCGCTGATCCCAAGGCGCTTGTTGAAATTTACCTTAATTACGACTGTGACCAGACAGTTGATAATATTTACCAAACTATCATCGAAGACTTATCAAAGTTCTCCACCACTCCGCTTACTATCACTACAATCAACGAACAAGTCTATGAAGAGATGCGACTAAAGACAACGCCTGCGAGCGAGTGGCAGCTCAAAGCAACACTCCCGCCCCCTCTGACTGTTGCTCATATTGCTCCTCATCAGGAAACCGAACCTGACTATCCTAAAGAGTATGCAATCAAGCGCTTATCTATCGAAGCTTTAGTTGAGACTTTACGATCCATGGTGAACTGGTCGGCACCCATCCGAGGTGATCCAGAGCCTCCACGCTCTGAGAACCACGATCCTAAGGCTTCTCTCGATCTTCGACCGTCAATTGATCCAAGCATCAATGACAGTATCTCTCGTGTCGAAACTCCTCTACCACCATCAACCCCTATATTGGAGGATGATCCGGATCagctggagaaggaaaaggcaaggaagacgGCGCTGATGAAGGGAATTAACCAATTCAATTTCAAACCGAAGAAGGGTATCCAGATGCTTTTGCGGGATGGCTTCATCCCAAGCGACAGCCCGAAGGATATTGCCGAGTTTCTGATAAAAGAGGATAAGCTCGACAAGGCCCAAATCGGCGAGTACTTGGGTGAAGGTGACCAAAAGAACATTGACATCATGCACGCATTTGTCGATACCATGGAGTTTGCCAAGAGAAGATTTGTTGATTCTTTGCGCCAATTCCTCCAATCCTTCCGCCTGCCTGGTGAAGCTCAGAAGATCGATCGATTCATGCTGAAATTTGCGGAACGTTACGTTCTCGGAAACCCAAATGCCTTTGCCAATGCAGACACTGCATACGTGCTGGCCTATTCGGTCATTTTGCTCAACACTGATTTGCATAGCgtcaagattgccaagcGCATGAGCAAGGAGGAATTTATCAAGAACAACCGCGGTATTAACGACAATGCTGATTTACCCGATGACTATCTCCTCGGCATCTATGACGAGATCGCCGCCAACGAGATCGTCCTGAAGAGTGAACGTGACGCTGCCGCAGCGGCTGGCAATACCCCAGCCCCATCAACCGGTATcgctgctggtcttggccaAGCTCTCTCTAACGTGGGCCGTGATTTGCAGCGTGAGGCCTATATGCAACAATCCGAGGAAATAGCTCTGCGTTCTGAGCAGCTCTTCAAGGATCTGTTCAAGAGCCAACGTCGCAAAGCTGGCACAAAGTACATACTTGCAACGTCGTTCAAGCATGTCAGCCCCATGTTTAACGTCACCTGGATGTCAATCTTCTCTACACTCTCAAGCCAGATCCAGAAGTCTCACAATCTTGAAGTCAACAAGCTGTGCCTAGAGGGCATGAAACTCGCCACTCAAATTGCCTGCCTCTTTGACCTGTCGACACCCAGAGAGGCTTTCATGTCGGCCTTGAAAAACACAACGAACTTGAACAACCCACAGGAAATGTTGGCCAAGAATATTGAGGCACTCAAGGTCGTTCTCGAGCTGGGACAGACTGAGGGCAACGTTCTTCGTGAGTCATGGAAGGACATCTTGATGTGTATCAGTCAACTTGATCGACTCCAACTCATCTCGGGTGGAGTCGACGAGAGTGCCGTGCCTGATGTGTCCAAAGCTCGTTTCTTGCCACCACAGAGGTCAGAAACCTCCGATTCTCGCTCTTcatcaaactccaagaaaACGACACGGGCCAGAGCAGGAACGGCATCCAAGGGCTTCTCCACGGAGATTGCCCTGGAGAGTCGGTCAGATGAGGTGATTCGCAGCGTCGACCGCATCTTCACCAATACAGCAACTCTCACCGGCGAGTCCATGGTTTACTTTGCCAGAGCTTTGACAGAAGTCAGTtgggatgagatcaaggtGTCTGGTTCCAACGACTCACCTCGTACATACAGCTTACAAAAAATTGTTGAAATCAGCTATTATAACATGAACCGTGTGAGATTCGAATGGAGCAACATTTGGGAGGTCTTTGGTGAGCATTTCAATCGTGTTGGATGCCACAATAACATGAACATTGTGTTCTTCGCTCTCGATTCTCTTCGTCAGCTGTCAATGAGATTcatggagattgaagagctggCTGGTTTCAAGTTCCAGAAAGATTTCCTGAAACCTTTTGAGCATGTCCTTGCCAACTCGCATAATGTAACCGTCAAAGACATGGTTCTCAGATGTCTGATACAAATGATCCAGGCCCGTGGAGATAACATCCGATCAGGCTGGCGGACcatgtttggtgttttcacAGTTGCTGCTCGCGATCCTCACGAGAGCATTGTCAATTTGGCCTACGAAAACGTCAACCAGGTGTATAAGACCAAGTTTGGGGTTGTTATTTCCCAGGGCGCCTTCACCGATCTCATTGTATGCTTGACGGagttctccaagaacctcaagtttcagaagaagagcttggcaGCATTGGAACTATTGAAATCTCTGATTCCTACTATGCTCAAGACACCCGAATGTCCATTGTCGCAAAAATACAGCAATATCCCACCTCCAGATGGACCCATACAGAATTCCGAAAAGCGATCTCGATCAAACACATCTGTTGAGGAAGGTTACTGGTTCCCTGTTCTTTTCGCCTTCCACGACGTTCTCATGACCggagaagacttggaagtGCGATCAAATGCTTTGGAGTATTTCTTTGAGACTCTGCTCAAGTATGGAGGCACCTTCCCATCAGAGTTCTGGGATATCCTATGGCGTCAGCAACTCTATCCGATTttcatggtgttgaggtctCGGCCAGAGATGTCTAATGTCCTTAACCACGAGGAATTGTCAGTATGGCTATCGACCACTATGATCCAGGCTCTGCGGAACATGATCACTCTCTTCACACATTACTTCGATGCCCTGGAATACATGTTGGACAGATTCCTGGAGCTTCTGGCGCTTTGTATCTGTCAGGAGAATGACACGATTTCGCGAATCGGAAGCAATTGCCTCCAACAGCTAATCCTCAAGAATGTGACCAAGTTCAAGCCCGAACATTGGAATAAGCTTGTTGGCGCTTTCGTCGAGCTATTTGAGCGAACTACCGCGTACCAACTCTTCACTGCCACTGCAATCAACAACACGGCTTCCATATCGCCGCCACCAAATGGTCTTGAGTTCTCGTCAACTGCCTCGGCAACCACGCCTATGGATGAGACATCTCTCAAAATCAACGGCAAAGAGGAGTTGGAAGATGATCACAGTGTTCCATCCCCgtcagctgaagatgagctccAGACACCAACGGCTGACGCCCCCCATATCGCTCTTGAAGAGTTTAAACcatcttccaatcttcagcaacagcctgTAGTGGTTACAGCGGCTCGAAGACGATTCTTCAACCGAATCATCTCTCGTTGTGTgttgcagctcttgatgatcGAGACAGTCAACGAGTTGTTCAGCAACGACACCGTCTACGCACATATTCCCTCCGcagagcttcttcgactCATGACTTTACTTAAGAGGTCTTTCCAATTTGCCCGCCGCTTCAACGAGGACAAGGAATTGCGCATGCGACTCTGGCGTGAGGGTTTCATGAAGCAGCCTCCCAACCTTCTGAAGCAGGAGAGTGGCTCAGCAGCCACTTACATCTCTATTCTGTTCCGTATGTTTGCAGATAATGCGCCTGAGCGACTGGAGAGCCGGCCTGCAGTGGAGGACGCGTTAGTACCCCTTTGCAAGGATATTGTTCACGGATACACTACCCTCGAAGAGGAGAGCCAGCATCGCAATATCGTTGCATGGCGGCccgttgtcgtcgatgtTTTAGAAGGCTTTGTCACATTCCCTGAGGATGCTTTCAAGAAACACATCCCCGATTTCTACCCCCTTGCGGTTGAACTTCTCACCAAAGATCTTACCGCAGACTTGCGATCATCACTCCTCCTGGTCCTGCGACGAGTTGGAGAGGTTGGCTTGGGTATCGAGGGCATGACAAACGCGGGACAACGGCGAGACAGCGAAGCCAGCAGACTTACGGCAGAACCAGTTGGCGACCGAGAGGCCGACGCAAGGAGAATGCTCTAGGAAGGCCGTCCTCCACGGTTGTTAACggtgaggagaagcaggGCGTTGGATGGATTATTAGAGAATGTTGGTTTTCATGACGTTGTCCTAGATACCCCAGGCTACCCCATACGGCGATAGGCCGGCCTGGGAATTTGTATTATGAATTGTATCGAGATGTGACAATATACTGTATGTATTCATATCTATCCCATCAGTGCTGGTCATTATTTCATTGCGGGTATTAAGAACTTAGAATAGCTcgacaaactcatcctaaatttaggcATGTATTTCATTGTATACTGTAGAATCTCTCCTGCAAATAGGAGATAAAGGTTTTGATATCAATACATTGATATGCTGGTCTCCGGTACTTAGGTAGAACAACTGGCCCCTCCTCACTTCTatattctttcttcttttgttgCTAAGCTCCGTCGAGATCAAACTGCACCTAGTCGAGGATTCGACTGATGTATCTAGCTAATGGTTCTGCCTCCTCCTGTATGGTCCGATCTGGAAGCGTCCTCAACGCCTGCTTCAGTTCCTGATCTTGTGAAGTCGCCGCCTTAACAATATTTCGCACAATAGCATCCTTATCCGTCGAGTGTCCTGCAATTCTCATGATGCTCACAAATGATTCGTAAAAAACGATGAGAGTTTGATGCATGAGCACATCGCTGGTGTCCACCATGCTCAGCGCTGCCCATTGAAGTAGTCCATGCCCGATGGACTCATCGGCGTACTCGGGAAGAGGGAACAGGTCTGGGAATGGGGATATGGTCACGGCACGTGGATGAAGCGCAGTAAGACGGGGAATGAGTCTAAGAAGGCGATCCTGCGCAAAGGTTGCTTGGCGGTTGATGATCGCAGGTCGGCATAGTGAGACAATAAGTTCGAGGTAATGGCGATCCCATATGACTAGACGCCAGAGACTGGCGTGACCAGGGATACGGCGCTTGATGAGCTGTGTCTCTGCTGGGCTGGCACCATTCACGCCGTTCGACATGGTTGTGTCAGGAATGATGTCGCAATCAGTCTCTAGCAGGCTGCCCAGCACTCTGGTAGATCGACCAccaacatctgcatctggtGAGCTCAGCCATATCCGAAGGAGCTCCTCGACGGCCTCGGGCAACGAAGCCAGGGAATCAACCTCTGCAGGACTGGAGGCTGCCTTCTgtatgatgttgagagcgaGTAAGTTTGCGCCAGGAAGCGGTGATTGAagagcagaaacaagagacTCGGCACCGCCGAGTGATAGGCACTgtgtgaaggagaagggagAAAGAAGCTTGGTGGTCAGAGAGAAGACGACGCTGAGGCTTGTAGGATCCTGAGTAGTGGTCTTTAGGAGAGACATGAGCGGAGGGAGCAGAGTTGGCTGAATGATAGGGATGTTTGAAGCTGTAGTAAGTCAGCGCCGAGAACATCTGAGTTGTGGATGGTTATATACGTGTGAGTTGaagctcaacatcgtcaaagagcttgttgttgagtggTGCCGATTCATTTCCTGGCTCATGAAGTTCAGTGAGATGGGCCAGTAATTCTGCCAGGCCAGTGACAGGAGCGCTGTCGCTATTCTGGGGCACGACTCGCTCAGACATGTTTTCTTTATATGATGTCGATAAACACCTACACAGCGAGGTTGGCAAGGGTTGATTGTCGTTGTAGTTGATATCCGTGTCGGTGATTGCAGTGGATGTAAGCTGCAAGTTCACGGAGGGGTACGTAGCCTAGGGAGCCTGAAGGGAACACCACGTAACATATCGACCGTTAAGAGATGCATCTAGAATTTCTGTGGCTATAAATATAGAAACAAACCCTCAGATTAGCTCAAACACATCCATTTTTTAATCCTCTGGCATTTGATGTTTCTGTAGAATAAAATGCAGAATACAACAACGCCTGCTCAGCGGGGCATCGTCATGGCGGAGAAATTCCGccctctcttttttctgcCCGGCGCATTCTTCTCGAACTTAACTTACACCCCGCAAAAAATCATTCTGCGTCAAACCTCGATCGCGAATGGTAACGTCAGCTCTATAGCTACAATCACAGTCAGCCTTACTCGACCCGCCATATAAATACCCCCCCGGTCTTTGAATTGGCTCTGAACCCTCGATAGAGCTACCACATTCCACGCGCGCACTCCAATGTCTCGAGGTGGTCGAGGAGGTGGCCGTGGTGGACGCGGCGGTggtagaggaggaagacCTAATGTGCCCTGGGACACAGGCGATGAACCTGATGCGCGGCCATCTGAGCTATTTCCCGTATGTTCTTGTCTTCTGTGCTCTATCTCTATCTCAAAGCGCAAGAATTGTGACTCAGTGTGACATCGCTGACTTACAAACAGCCATACCTCGTCCCTACTCCCCGAGAACTCGCCTCGCACGAAAAGGCAGCTGTACAACACTATCTCCTACTACGGCATCAAGTCCACGCCTCTCCTCTATACACATCCAAGCGCACAGCTCTCAATGATCCAACAGCACCTCGCAAACACTACGGCCAGGCACAGAAGAATGCCCGCTTCggcatcaagagcaaggccTCTTTAGACCCCTTTACTGCCGTGCCTACCTACTCCCATAAGTTCGTTCGCGAGGAACGTGCTCTTCCAGATTGGTCCAACCGTCCAGTATGTCGCGAGCTCTTCCCCATGGAACTCTACGAAACCATCGACGCTGCATCCGCCAACGACGGTGGTCTTCCAGGCGGCTTCAAGCGCCGGAAGTTGGAGCTGAGCAGCGTAAGCGCGCTTCCTAGTGCAGAGGAAGCTTTTGGTATGGGAGGTGATGGCGAAGACGAGATGCAAGGCCGTAACCTTCTTGAACGGTTACAGGCgctcaaggaagaagaaggcgacgaAGCTGGCgatcttgaagacgaagaaggcatggaagaggaagagcaggaTGAAGTTtacgacgacgaagatgcGGGCGATTATGACGCTGAGAACTACTTTGACGGCGGTGACGAGTTTGACGATtatggcgatgatggcggcgatggagAAGGGACTTACTAGTTGGCCGCTAAATGCTTCCGCAAGGATAACAAAAAAGAGTATTTTGGAGAGGGCGCAGCGATCATTtgtatatgtatatatatatctcaCAGCACAGCATTGGTTTGATACCCAAGTCCGCGATCTTCGTGGTCGTGGCAGATAATGAACTTGACATATTTGTATCAACACTGTGATGTTGGGGTCTCGTATCCCTGTGAAGCTCAAAGCATGAAAATGGCCAGGACAATTTGGTATCCTCAGATTTCCCTCAACCTTTCCCCTTCAATTCTCATGGCATCAGcagctttttcttttgtcaaGTAATATTCATACACGTCGTAAGGTTGTATCCTCACTAAATATGCTGCTACAGTTGAACCCCGTCCCCTTCGCTTCGCCCAAATAATGCTTCTATGGCCCTTTCTTCAAACATGAAACGGACTCTTGCAATGTCCAACAGACTGATATTACCGCAGCACATTCCCTCCTTATCATTTATGCCGCCGTCTCCTACGCATTCATGCCCATGGCGTAAACTCCACTGTCCACGATTCCAGCCTGGAGGCGCGATAGCCGTTCTCGAGTGTCGGCAATCTGTCCAGCCTGGGAAACAATCGCGCTTCCCGTATCTCTGAGCGCCAATAAAACCTCGTTCAGTTGATCCTGGACGACTACGCTGCCTGCGCTGCGGTCGCGTAGAGCTCGGATCTGCTCATAAAGGCCGTTCTCAACACCTGGCATATCTCGCTCAATATCACCTCGGTACTCATCGAGACGAGCCTTGTACTTTTCAATATCGTCACAGATACGGTTGAAGTAGGTGATCAGATCTTGGGCGTCCGCATGTGTCGAAGCAGCATTTGCGCCTCCAGAATCAGCAGCTGGAGCCTGGCTGGCGAAAAGACCAGTTTGGTGATAGTGTGTCGGGAGTTTGAGGTTATCGGCGCCTCGGAAGCATAGTCGGGCATCGGCGGCGTTCTTTCGGGTTTGATCCTGGAGAGCCTTGACGGTCTGAATATCGTTGTTGAGGGCAACTTGAACAGTTCGAAACTTTGACTCGACAAACTTCACGTCTAAGCCCAGTTGCTCAATATCCTTTTCGTGCTGGGGCATGAACTCGCCAATCTCGTCTCGCATCTTGATAACTCGTTGGATACCCAAGTCCAGCAACGCAATTTCATCTTGTACGGGCTTAGCGAGGTCATCGAAGCGGGTACGGGGGCGGATGCTGTCGTAGTTGATTTGAAC
Coding sequences within:
- a CDS encoding DNA-directed RNA polymerase III subunit RPC7, translating into MSRGGRGGGRGGRGGGRGGRPNVPWDTGDEPDARPSELFPPYLVPTPRELASHEKAAVQHYLLLRHQVHASPLYTSKRTALNDPTAPRKHYGQAQKNARFGIKSKASLDPFTAVPTYSHKFVREERALPDWSNRPVCRELFPMELYETIDAASANDGGLPGGFKRRKLELSSVSALPSAEEAFGMGGDGEDEMQGRNLLERLQALKEEEGDEAGDLEDEEGMEEEEQDEVYDDEDAGDYDAENYFDGGDEFDDYGDDGGDGEGTY